In the genome of Xenopus tropicalis strain Nigerian chromosome 10, UCB_Xtro_10.0, whole genome shotgun sequence, the window actgcccctctgccccactcaCCCAGGCACTCCCGACGTGCCCCCACTCACCCAGGCACCCCGACTGGCCCTCTGCCCCCACTCCCCCAGGCACCTCCCAACTGGCCCTCTGCCCCACTCCCCCAGGCACTCccaactgcccctctgccccactcCCCAGGCACCTCCCCCAACTGCCCCTCTGCCCACTCACCCAGGCACTCCCGACTGCCCCACTTCACCAGGCACCTCCCGCTGAGCCCCTCTTGCCCCACTCCCCCAGGCACCTCCAactgcccttctgccccactccCCAGGGCACCTTCCCTccaactgcccctctgccccactcaCCCAGGCACCTCCGGACTGCCCCACTCCAGCACCTCCCGACTTGCCCCACTCCCCCAGGCACCTCCGATTGCACTCACCCAGGCACCTCACCGACTGCCCACTCACCCAGGCACCTCCCGACTGCCCCACTCACCCAGGCACTCCGACTGCCCCACTCACCAGGCACCTCCGACATTCACCCAGGCACCTCCCGACTGCCCCACTCACCCAGGCACCTCCcgactgcccctctgccccattCACCCAGGCACCTCCCGACTGCCCCACTCATCCAGGGCACTCCCCcgactgcccctctgccccattCACCCAGGCACCTCCGACTGCCCCCTCTGCCCCATTCACCCAGGCACCTCCcgactgcccctctgccccattCACCCAGCACCTCCCGACTGCCCACTCACCCAGGCACCTCcgactgcccctctgccccattCACCCAGGGCACCTCCCGACTGCCCCACTTCACCCAGGCACCTCCCGACTGCCCCACTCACCCAGGCACTCCGACTGCCCTCTGCCCATTCACCCAGCACCTCACcgactgcccctctgccccactcaCCCAGGCACCTCCcgactgcccctctgccccactcaCCCAGGCACCTCCcgactgcccctctgccccactcaCCCAGGCACCTCCcgactgcccctctgccccattCACCCAAGCACCTCCcgactgcccctctgccccactcaCCCAGGCACCTGCCCCTCTGACAGGCAGAGAATGAGGGGGATTTCACTGCCCTGTGACCCCGATACTGAGGGAGAGGAGGGGAAATCCCCACACGTAATCTCCGTGCCACTCGCCTcctcgctgggggggggggggggagctgctctgcggctcagtgggagggggatCTTACTGTGTGTGTGATAAACAATGTGTGTCTAATGTTACTGGGGGCCCTAGTGAGCCCCGCACCCCCACCCAGCCCCACAGCACCCAGCCCCACAGCCCCCCACCCAGCCCCATAGCACCCTCACCCagccccacagccccagccccacagcccccccactcccagccccCATGCACCCTCACCCAGCCCACAGCACCGCCCATAGCACCCCACCCagccccacagccccagccccatAGCAACCCCCACCCAGCCCCACAGCACCCAGCCCGCCATTAGCACCCCCACCCAGCCCCATAGCACCCCCACCCAGGCCCCACAACCCAGCCCATAAGCACCCCCACCCAGCCCCATAGCACCCCCACCCAACCCCCACAGCacccagcccaaggcacccccaCCCAGCCCCATTAGCACCCCCACCCAGCCCCATAGCACCCAGGCCCATAGCACCCCCACCCAGTCCCCACAGCACCCAGCCCCATAGCACCCCCAACCCAGCCCCATAGCACCCCACCCAGCCCCACAGCACCCAGCCCCATAGCACCCCCACCCAGCCCCATAGCACCCCCACCCAGCCCCACAGCACCCAGCCCCATAGCACCCCCACCCAGCCCCGTAGCACCCATCATTATAGTGAGAATAAGCCCCAGCTGGCGCTGTTTAACCCAATCAGTACGGTGCCTCCCCCTGCCCACTGGTTCCTGTATAACCCTGACTGGGGGGGACTGGGGGGGACTGGGGGGGACTgggtgggtgccccagggtgcgGGACAGAGGCTCACAGGCTCCGCCCTGGCTTTGCGCCATAATCCGGGGATTGCGCGGCTTTAGCTCCTTGGGATCTGGGCAGGCTGAGCCCAAACTGAGAGGCTTCTGGGTCTCCATGGAAACTGTCAGGACAAGAACTGCAAGGTCAGCGCGACCCACGGATCAACATGGAGTAGGCGCCTGGGAGAAGCCTGAACTGCGCCAACTGCGCCAACTGGGGGGTAAATATAGCTGTAActatggctgccggggtcagcgacccccatttcaTTTACAGGCtgggaaagaggcagaacaggaaGGCGAGGAGTTAAAGAAACTGCCCCTAACGTTGCCCCCGGCACAGACTAACAATGCAACTGCCCCATAAACTACCCCCAGCACAGACTAACAATGCAACTGCCCCTAAACTACCCCCGGCACAGGCTAACAATGCAACTGCCCCATAAACTACCCCCAGCACAGACTAACAATGCAACTGCCCCTAAACTACCCCCGGCACAGACTAACAATGCAACTGCCCCATAAACTACCCCCAGCACAGACTAACAATGCAACTGCCCCTAAACTACCCCCGGCACAGGCTAACAATGCAACTGCCCCATAAACTACCCCCAGCACAGACTAACAATGCAACTTGCCCAGTGTAGCAGTACAGCCTGCCCCCATGTTACCCCAGCTGGCCCAACTTGCCCAGTTTAGCAGTACAGCCTGCCCCCATGTTACCCCAGCTGGCCCAACTTGCCCATTGTAGCAGTGTAGTCTGCCCCCATGTTACCCCAGCTGGCCCAACTTGCCCAGTGTAGCGGTGTAGTCTGCCCCCATGTTACCCCAGCTGGCCCAACTTGCCCAGTGTAGCAGTACAGTCTGCCCCCATGTTACCCCAGCTGGCCCAACTTGCCCAGTGTAGCAGTACAGCCTGGCCCCATGTTAATCCAGCTGGCCCAACTTGCCCAGTGTAGGAGTACAGCCTGCCCCCATGTTACCCCAGCTGGCCCAACTTGCCCAGTGTAGCAGTACAGTCTGCCCCCATCTTACCCCAGCTGGCCCAACTTGCCCAGTGTAGCAGTACAGCCTGGCCCCATGTTAATCCAGCTGGCCCAACTTGCCCAGTGTAGGAGTACAGCCTGCCCCCATGGTACCCCAGCTGGCCCAACTTGCCCATTGTAGCAGTGTAGTCTGCCCCCATGTTACCCCAGCTGGCCCAACTTGCCCAGTGTAGCAGTACAGCCTGCCCCCATGTTACCCCAGCTGGCCCAACTTGCCCAGTGTAGCGGTGTAGTCTGCCCCCATGTTACCCCAGCTGATCCAACTCTGCCCTACATGCTCCCTTCCCCCAGCTGGTCCAACTATGGAAGTGCTGAGCCCCCAGTGTATttagtagccccccccccccggtgccaaACAGCAGGGGGTATGAGTTTGACCGTGAAGGGGGCGGAGGGAGAGGCCAAGGGGCGGGGATAGGGCGGTACTTACTGGAGTTGTCCTGGTTGCTATAGTGCCACTGGGAGCTGGAGATGAAGGAGGGCTCGGGGGACCCGGTTCTGCAACTCTCCACCATCTGTTGGGTGATGTGCCGAACGGTCTCCTTGTTCTTGCGGTTCTTCCGCCGGCCCGAGTGCTGCCAGCCGTCCCCCTGCTCCAGGTATGAGCCCCCCGCTTCCCCCTTGCCCGCATAGCGGCCCGGCGAGTCCTGCTCCTCCTTAATACGCAAAGGTCCGTAACACATGTCTCCGGCCCAAACGGCCGACCCTTCGTCCTGGCTGTCCCCCTTCTGCTCGGGGTCCTCCTTCCCGTAGCTGCTGCCCCCCTCGTGGCAGCTGGCGATGGCCGAGTCCCCGGAGGAGTTGGCCGGACTGGTCCTTCTCGCCAGCCACGGGGAGATGCTGCGGCCGGCCACCACGGCGGAGAGAAGGGCCTCTGCGCTGCCGGACGGGGCCCCCATGTCGTAGTCGGTCAGCTCGTCGTCGGACTTGATGCTGATGTCCAGGGCGGCCTTGATGAAGCCGTGACAGGCCTGGACGATGTCGGTCATCTGCAGGTAACTGGCGGCCGACATCACCTCGATGACGTTCTTGCTGGTCAGCGCCAAGTGGGCCGAGTACATGAAGTCGATGATGGCCTTGAAGCCCTGGGCGGTGACGATGTCCAGCTGGGTGACGGTGGTCGGTTCCGCCGCCTTTTGGACCTGGCAGTATAGGGTCTTGAAGTAGCGGCTGCTGCCCAGAAGGACGTTTTTGTGCGCTTTGAAGATCTTGCCCTCCACGATGATGCAGGCGTCGCATAGGATGCCGTGTTGGCGCTGCTCGTTCAGCTCCTGCAGCAGCCGCCGGTAGTGGGAGGGGATCTCCATGTCCTCCTTGCGGTTATTCATTTGTGGGTGCCGTCTGCCTGCTGCCCCCGCACAGccctgggagagagagaggggcaatTACTCCGGGGCGTCGCCGGGAATAGGGCCCCCACATAATAGGGGCCCCAGGGACCCTCCAATTACCGCTCCCACATAGCGAGGGCCCTGCTGAATCACTAACAAGCCCCCCAGTAAGCCCCACGGGGCCCACAGTAATCATTAGCCAAGGGCAGGGCTATTCCCCATACTATTCCCCTAGCCAGTAGGCTCCTTTCTGGTCCCTCCAGTGTATCACTAGCCAGTAGGCTTGTTAGTGGTCCCTCCAGCGTATCACTAGCCAGTGGGCTCGTTAGTGGTCCCTCCAGCGTATCACTAGCCAGTGGGCTCGTTAGTGGTCCCTCCAGCGTATCACTAGCCAATGGGCTCATTAGTGGTCCCTCCAGCGTATCACTAGCCAGTGGGCTCATTAGTGGTCCCTCCAGCGTATCACTAGCCAGTGGGCTCATTAGTGGGGGGTCCCTCTCAGTGTGTCACTAGCCAGTAGGCTCCTtagggcacagcccccccccagtgtatcacTAGCCAGTAGGCTCcttagggcacagtccccccccaGTGTATCACTAGCCAGTAGGCTCcttagggcacagtcccccccagtGTATCACTAGCCAGTAGGCTCcttagggcacagtccccccccaGTGTATCACTAGCCAGTAGGCTCcttagggcacagtcccccccagtGTATCACTAGCCAGTAGGCTCCTTAGTGGGGGGGTCCCTCTCGGTGTATCGCTAACCAGTAGGCTATTTGGGGGTGAGGGGTAACCCTAACAATCAGTAAGCCCCCCGGTTCATGCCAAACCCAATCACACAATTCGTCTCACAGGAAAGAGAACCCCAACGTGCCCAGGAGAGATGCAAATATCCTGTGGGCACAGAGGGGTTAAATGCCCCCCCATGTTGGTAcagagcagggccctcccccccccccccagcctcagCCGCTCTGAGGAACAGAGGGTCCCACTTGTGAGCCGCATTCCTGGGCACAGAACATCAAAGGGGCaacccctgccccccctccccacaccctAACGCTGCtgggccggggggccggggggctggaACTCTGCCTCAGAGGAATCTAACCCAGAAGCCTGTGGGGAGCAGGTAGCGCCGCAGGTAGAGTGGGGGAGGGGCAACCGGGGGGGGGTAGAACCAAAATCTGCAACTGCAGCAACGGGGACACGGGGGCATATGGGGGCGAAGGGAGAGTGGCAAACGCGGACATGGGCACAGGGgcaggagagggggcacaggggcaggagagggggcacaggggcagacaGGGATTGTGTGGGCACAGGGgcaggagagggggcacaggggcaggagagggggcacaggagagggggcacaggggcaggagagggggcacaggggcagacaGGGA includes:
- the zbtb46 gene encoding zinc finger and BTB domain-containing protein 46 isoform X2 — its product is MNNRKEDMEIPSHYRRLLQELNEQRQHGILCDACIIVEGKIFKAHKNVLLGSSRYFKTLYCQVQKAAEPTTVTQLDIVTAQGFKAIIDFMYSAHLALTSKNVIEVMSAASYLQMTDIVQACHGFIKAALDISIKSDDELTDYDMGAPSGSAEALLSAVVAGRSISPWLARRTSPANSSGDSAIASCHEGGSSYGKEDPEQKGDSQDEGSAVWAGDMCYGPLRIKEEQDSPGRYAGKGEAGGSYLEQGDGWQHSGRRKNRKNKETVRHITQQMVESCRTGSPEPSFISSSQWHYSNQDNSSDEVTVIEPGSSDSREERVDLYSQGEESLQGGEATYLPHPLSLEKEEGHGQVTNLRSALLSKNSLLALKADVLGEESSLLFEYLPKVNEFTVIRKKFKCPYCSFSAMHQCILKRHMRSHTGERPYPCEICGKKFTRREHMKRHTLVHSKDKKYVCKVCNRVFMSAASVGIKHGSRRHGVCMDCAGRGGAHGGGGHSPDGMYPGDAHYLDDVDELKVDEEMGGDEEDDIKWKEEAETSQDDVILEDDEIEDCTPDVSGGQMKEFTWIA
- the zbtb46 gene encoding zinc finger and BTB domain-containing protein 46 isoform X1 codes for the protein MNNRKEDMEIPSHYRRLLQELNEQRQHGILCDACIIVEGKIFKAHKNVLLGSSRYFKTLYCQVQKAAEPTTVTQLDIVTAQGFKAIIDFMYSAHLALTSKNVIEVMSAASYLQMTDIVQACHGFIKAALDISIKSDDELTDYDMGAPSGSAEALLSAVVAGRSISPWLARRTSPANSSGDSAIASCHEGGSSYGKEDPEQKGDSQDEGSAVWAGDMCYGPLRIKEEQDSPGRYAGKGEAGGSYLEQGDGWQHSGRRKNRKNKETVRHITQQMVESCRTGSPEPSFISSSQWHYSNQDNSSDEVTVIEPGSSDSREERVDLYSQGEESLQGGEATYLPHPLSLEKEEGHGQVTNLRSALLSKNSLLALKADVLGEESSLLFEYLPKGTHSLSLNEFTVIRKKFKCPYCSFSAMHQCILKRHMRSHTGERPYPCEICGKKFTRREHMKRHTLVHSKDKKYVCKVCNRVFMSAASVGIKHGSRRHGVCMDCAGRGGAHGGGGHSPDGMYPGDAHYLDDVDELKVDEEMGGDEEDDIKWKEEAETSQDDVILEDDEIEDCTPDVSGGQMKEFTWIA